Genomic DNA from Nitrospirota bacterium:
AGCGGTTTTGCCTACACAGTAGAGGATGCCAGGAGGGTGCTTGAGATCGTGGGATTTCCGGCTATCATAAGGCCGTCTTTCACACTGGGAGGCACAGGAGGGGGCATCGCCTATAACATCGAGGAATATGAAGATATCGTCAAATTGGGCATTGATGCTAGTCCCATTAATGAGATACTAATCGAGCGCTCACTCCTGGGCTGGAAGGAGTACGAACTCGAGGTGATGAGGGATATTGCTGACAATGTAGTTATCATATGCTCAATAGAAAATTTCGATCCCATGGGTGTACACACGGGAGACAGCATTACTGTCGCTCCCTCTCAAACGCTTTCAGACCGGGAATATCAGATAATGCGTAATGCCGCCATAAAGATCATAAGGGAAATTGGCGTAGACACAGGCGGCTCTAACATACAGTTCGCGGTCAATCCGAAAGATGGTGAGATGACAATAATTGAGATGAATCCGAGAGTCTCAAGGAGTTCTGCACTTGCATCCAAGGCTACCGGCTTCCCGATTGCAAAGATTGCTGCAAAACTATCAGTTGGTTATACGCTTGACGAGATAAGAAACGACATAACAAAGATTACACCTGCTTCCTTTGAACCGATGATAGATTATGTCGTTGTTAAGATACCAAGATTTGCATTCGAAAAATTTCCCCAGGCTGATCAGACACTTACAACCCAGATGAAGTCTGTTGGCGAGGTGATGTCAATCGGACGGACATTTAAGGAAGCGGTACAGAAGGCAATCAGATCCCTTGAAATTGACCGGCACGGCTTCACTGAAATGCCAGGCAAGGAATCGCCGGATCAGATTAGGGAGAAGCTAAAGATACCTAACTGTGAGAGGCTTTGGTATGTAGCCGATGCGCTTCGTTGCGGGATGAGTACGGAAGAGGTGCACGTCATTTCAGGTATTGATCCGTGGTTCCTTGAACAGATAAGAGAGGTCGTTGAAATGGAAGGGGCTCTGAAGGATGTATCCCTAAGGAGTGTCCCGGTGCCTGACCCCGGCTTGCTGCGCCAGGCAAAGGGATTCGGTTTTTCAGACCACAGGATAGCCGAACTCCTGAGCACTGAAGAAAGTGAGGTAAGGGCTTTACGGGAAGGATATAATATAAGGCCAGTTTATAAGAGGGTGGATACATGTGCTGCTGAGTTTGAGGCACATACACCGTATCTGTACTCAACATATGAGCAGGAGTGTGAATCAAATCCTTCTGACAAGCGCAAGATAGTAATCCTTGGCGGCGGACCTAACAGGATTGGACAGGGTATAGAGTTTGATTATTGCTGCGTGCACGGCTCTTTTGCACTCAGGGAGGAAGGCTTTGAGACCATTATGGTTAACTGTAACCCTGAGACAGTGAGCACTGATTATGACACATCCGACAGGCTGTACTTTGAACCTCTTACTGAAGAAGACGTATTAAATATTATAAACAAAGAAAAGCCGGTTGGAGTGATAGTCCAGTTTGGGGGACAGACACCTCTTAAACTTGCTGTCCCTCTCGAACAGGCCGGAGTAAATATACTCGGTACATCTCCTGATGCCATTGACAGGGCTGAGGACCGTGAAAGATTCCGTGACCTCCTTAACAAACTCAGGCTGATTCAGCCTGCAAGCGGAATAGCAAGGTCTGCTGACGAAGCGGTTTCAGTGGCAAGCGGAATCGGATATCCTGTCCTTGTAAGACCGTCATATGTACTCGGGGGCAGGGCTATGGAGATTGTTTATGATGAAAACGGTCTCAGGGACTACATTGCACGCGCTGTAAAGGCGTCTCCAAAACATCCTGTGCTGATAGACAAATATCTTGAGGATGCAACTGAGATAGACGTAGATGCCATCTCTGACGGATGTGATGTGGTTATAGGCGGCGTAATGGAACACATTGAAGAGGCAGGCGTCCATTCCGGGGACAGCGCCTGTTCACTGCCGCCATTTTCAATATCTCAGGCTATTATAGCAAGTATAAAAGAACAGACCCGAGCCATGGCATGTGAGCTTGGCGTCGTAGGCCTTATAAACATCCAGTTTGCAGTCAGGGATGACATTGTATACGTACTGGAAGTCAATCCACGGGCATCAAGGACAGTGCCCTTTGTCAGCAAGACGATCGGTGTTCCTCTCGCAAAGCTTGCGGCAAAGGTAATTTCAGGAAGAAAACTCAAAGACCTCGGATTTACAAAAGAGGTTGAATTCAGTCACGTTGCAGTAAAAGAGGCCGTATTTCCTTTCTCGAAGTTTCCAGGAGTTGATACCCTCCTTGGGCCTGAGATGAAGTCAACCGGTGAGGTGATGGGTATAGACAGGGATTTCTCAACCGCCTTTGCAAAGGCGCAGTCCGCGGCATCACCGCCTTTACCGCTCAAAGGCACAGCATTCATCAGTGTAAAGGACAGGGATAAACCGGCAACAGTTGATATTGCAAGAAGACTTACTAATGCAGGCTTTCTTATTGAGGCAACAAAAGGTACTGCCGTTGAATTTCAAA
This window encodes:
- the carB gene encoding carbamoyl-phosphate synthase large subunit, translated to MPKRTDIRKILLIGSGPIIIGQACEFDYSGTQAAKALMEEGYKVVLVNSNPATIMTDPQFADSTYIEPITPDIVEMIIERERPDALLPTMGGQTALNVASELFRRGVLSKYGVELIGAKYESIDKAENREKFKEAMKKIGLSVPDSGFAYTVEDARRVLEIVGFPAIIRPSFTLGGTGGGIAYNIEEYEDIVKLGIDASPINEILIERSLLGWKEYELEVMRDIADNVVIICSIENFDPMGVHTGDSITVAPSQTLSDREYQIMRNAAIKIIREIGVDTGGSNIQFAVNPKDGEMTIIEMNPRVSRSSALASKATGFPIAKIAAKLSVGYTLDEIRNDITKITPASFEPMIDYVVVKIPRFAFEKFPQADQTLTTQMKSVGEVMSIGRTFKEAVQKAIRSLEIDRHGFTEMPGKESPDQIREKLKIPNCERLWYVADALRCGMSTEEVHVISGIDPWFLEQIREVVEMEGALKDVSLRSVPVPDPGLLRQAKGFGFSDHRIAELLSTEESEVRALREGYNIRPVYKRVDTCAAEFEAHTPYLYSTYEQECESNPSDKRKIVILGGGPNRIGQGIEFDYCCVHGSFALREEGFETIMVNCNPETVSTDYDTSDRLYFEPLTEEDVLNIINKEKPVGVIVQFGGQTPLKLAVPLEQAGVNILGTSPDAIDRAEDRERFRDLLNKLRLIQPASGIARSADEAVSVASGIGYPVLVRPSYVLGGRAMEIVYDENGLRDYIARAVKASPKHPVLIDKYLEDATEIDVDAISDGCDVVIGGVMEHIEEAGVHSGDSACSLPPFSISQAIIASIKEQTRAMACELGVVGLINIQFAVRDDIVYVLEVNPRASRTVPFVSKTIGVPLAKLAAKVISGRKLKDLGFTKEVEFSHVAVKEAVFPFSKFPGVDTLLGPEMKSTGEVMGIDRDFSTAFAKAQSAASPPLPLKGTAFISVKDRDKPATVDIARRLTNAGFLIEATKGTAVEFQKHGIPVSIVNKVKEGRPHIVDHIKNGDIALVVNTVGDMKSKDDSYSIRRSALTRGIPYYTTISGAKAAVSGIEALQKRSIEIKSIQEYHKV